In Dama dama isolate Ldn47 chromosome 9, ASM3311817v1, whole genome shotgun sequence, the following proteins share a genomic window:
- the MGAT4B gene encoding alpha-1,3-mannosyl-glycoprotein 4-beta-N-acetylglucosaminyltransferase B isoform X1, translating to MRLRNGAFLTLLLFCLCAFFSLSWYAALSGQKGDVVDVYQREFLALRDRLHAAEQESLKRSKELNLVLDEIKRAMSERQALRDGDSNRTWGRLTEDPRLKPWNVSHKHVLHLPTVFHHLPHLLAKESSLQPAVRVGQGRTGVSVVMGIPSVRREVHSYLTDTLHSLISELSPQEKEDSVIVVLIAETDPQYTSLVTENIKALFPTEIHSGLLEVISPSPHFYPDFSRLRESFGDPKERVRWRTKQNLDYCFLMMYAQSKGIYYVQLEDDIIAKPNYLSTMKNFALQQPSEDWMILEFSQLGFIGKMFKSLDLSVIVEFILMFYRDKPIDWLLDHILWVKVCNPEKDAKHCDRQKANLRIRFKPSLFQHVGTHSSLAGKIQKLKDKDFGKHALRMEHVNPPAEVSTSLKTYQHFTLEKAYLHEDFFWAFTPSAGDFIRFRFFQPLRLERFFFRSGNIEHPEDKLFNTSVEVLPFDNPQSDKEALQEGHAVTLQYPRSPDGYLQIGSFYKGVAQGEVDPAFGPLEALRLSIQTDSPVWVILSEIFLKKAD from the exons ATGAGGCTCCGCAATGGCGCCTTCCTGACGCTGCTGCTCTTCTGCCTGTGCGCCTTCTTCTCGCTCTCCTGGTACGCGGCGCTCAGCGGCCAGAAAG GTGATGTGGTGGACGTCTACCAGCGGGAGTTCCTGGCCCTGCGTGACCGCTTGCATGCAGCCGAGCAGGAGAGCCTCAAGCGCTCcaaggagctcaacctggtgctggATGAGATCAAGAGGGCCATGTCCGAGAGACAGGCACTGCGAGATGGAGACAGCAATCGCACCTGGGGCCGCCTAACTG AGGATCCACGCCTGAAGCCGTGGAACGTCTCGCACAAGCACGTGCTGCACCTGCCCACTGTCTTCCACCACCTGCCACACCTGCTGGCCAAGGAAAGCAGCCTGCAGCCGGCCGTGCGCGTGGGCCAGGGCCGCACCGGAG TGTCGGTGGTGATGGGCATCCCCAGCGTGCGGCGCGAGGTGCACTCCTACCTGACGGACACGCTGCACTCACTCATCTCAGAGCTGAGCCCACAGGAGAAGGAGGACTCGGTCATCGTGGTGCTGATTGCTGAG ACTGACCCGCAGTATACCTCGCTGGTGACAGAGAATATCAAGGCCTT GTTCCCTACGGAGATCCATTCTGGGCTCCTGGAAGtcatctccccttctccccacttCTACCCTGACTTCTCCCGCCTCCGAGAGTCCTTTGGGGACCCCAAGGAGAGAGTCAG GTGGAGGACCAAACAGAACCTTGATTACTGCTTCCTCATGATGTATGCACAGTCCAAAGGCATCTACTACGTGCAG CTGGAAGATGACATCATAGCCAAGCCCAACTACCTGAGCACCATGAAGAACTTTGCACTCCAACAGCCCTCGGAAGACTGGATGATCCTGGAGTTCTCCCAGCTGGGCTTCATTG ggaAGATGTTCAAGTCGCTGGACCTGAGCGTCATTGTGGAGTTCATCCTTATGTTCTACCGGGACAAGCCCATTGACTGGCTCCTGGACCACATTCTGTGGGTGAAGGTCTGCAACCCTGAGAAGGATGCG AAGCATTGTGACCGGCAGAAGGCCAACCTGCGGATCCGCTTCAAGCCGTCCCTCTTCCAGCATGTGGGTACTCACTCCTCACTGGCGGGCAAGATCCAGAAACTGAAG GACAAGGACTTTGGGAAGCACGCGCTGCGCATGGAGCACGTGAACCCGCCGGCAGAAGTGAGCACGAGCCTCAAGACGTACCAGCACTTCACCCTGGAGAAGGCCTACTTGCACGAGGATTTCTTCTGGGCCTTCACGCCCTCTGCGGGGGACTTCATCCGCTTCCGCTTCTTCCAGCCGCTGCGACTGGAGCG GTTCTTCTTCCGTAGTGGCAACATCGAGCACCCAGAGGACAAGCTGTTCAACACGTCTGTGGAGGTGTTGCCCTTTGAT AACCCCCAGTCAGACAAGGAGGCCCTGCAGGAGGGCCATGCGGTCACtctgcagtacccccggagccccGATGGCTACCTCCAGATAG GCTCCTTCTACAAAGGCGTGGCACAGGGTGAAGTGGATCCTGCTTTCGGCCCCCTGGAAGCACTGCGCCTCTCCATCCAGACAGACTCACCTGTGTGGGTCATTCTGAGCGAG ATTTTCCTGAAAAAGGCTGACTAA
- the MGAT4B gene encoding alpha-1,3-mannosyl-glycoprotein 4-beta-N-acetylglucosaminyltransferase B isoform X2, with the protein MEATAGAEFSVDLCDVVDVYQREFLALRDRLHAAEQESLKRSKELNLVLDEIKRAMSERQALRDGDSNRTWGRLTEDPRLKPWNVSHKHVLHLPTVFHHLPHLLAKESSLQPAVRVGQGRTGVSVVMGIPSVRREVHSYLTDTLHSLISELSPQEKEDSVIVVLIAETDPQYTSLVTENIKALFPTEIHSGLLEVISPSPHFYPDFSRLRESFGDPKERVRWRTKQNLDYCFLMMYAQSKGIYYVQLEDDIIAKPNYLSTMKNFALQQPSEDWMILEFSQLGFIGKMFKSLDLSVIVEFILMFYRDKPIDWLLDHILWVKVCNPEKDAKHCDRQKANLRIRFKPSLFQHVGTHSSLAGKIQKLKDKDFGKHALRMEHVNPPAEVSTSLKTYQHFTLEKAYLHEDFFWAFTPSAGDFIRFRFFQPLRLERFFFRSGNIEHPEDKLFNTSVEVLPFDNPQSDKEALQEGHAVTLQYPRSPDGYLQIGSFYKGVAQGEVDPAFGPLEALRLSIQTDSPVWVILSEIFLKKAD; encoded by the exons ATGGAGGCCACGGCtggagcagagttctctgtagATCTAT GTGATGTGGTGGACGTCTACCAGCGGGAGTTCCTGGCCCTGCGTGACCGCTTGCATGCAGCCGAGCAGGAGAGCCTCAAGCGCTCcaaggagctcaacctggtgctggATGAGATCAAGAGGGCCATGTCCGAGAGACAGGCACTGCGAGATGGAGACAGCAATCGCACCTGGGGCCGCCTAACTG AGGATCCACGCCTGAAGCCGTGGAACGTCTCGCACAAGCACGTGCTGCACCTGCCCACTGTCTTCCACCACCTGCCACACCTGCTGGCCAAGGAAAGCAGCCTGCAGCCGGCCGTGCGCGTGGGCCAGGGCCGCACCGGAG TGTCGGTGGTGATGGGCATCCCCAGCGTGCGGCGCGAGGTGCACTCCTACCTGACGGACACGCTGCACTCACTCATCTCAGAGCTGAGCCCACAGGAGAAGGAGGACTCGGTCATCGTGGTGCTGATTGCTGAG ACTGACCCGCAGTATACCTCGCTGGTGACAGAGAATATCAAGGCCTT GTTCCCTACGGAGATCCATTCTGGGCTCCTGGAAGtcatctccccttctccccacttCTACCCTGACTTCTCCCGCCTCCGAGAGTCCTTTGGGGACCCCAAGGAGAGAGTCAG GTGGAGGACCAAACAGAACCTTGATTACTGCTTCCTCATGATGTATGCACAGTCCAAAGGCATCTACTACGTGCAG CTGGAAGATGACATCATAGCCAAGCCCAACTACCTGAGCACCATGAAGAACTTTGCACTCCAACAGCCCTCGGAAGACTGGATGATCCTGGAGTTCTCCCAGCTGGGCTTCATTG ggaAGATGTTCAAGTCGCTGGACCTGAGCGTCATTGTGGAGTTCATCCTTATGTTCTACCGGGACAAGCCCATTGACTGGCTCCTGGACCACATTCTGTGGGTGAAGGTCTGCAACCCTGAGAAGGATGCG AAGCATTGTGACCGGCAGAAGGCCAACCTGCGGATCCGCTTCAAGCCGTCCCTCTTCCAGCATGTGGGTACTCACTCCTCACTGGCGGGCAAGATCCAGAAACTGAAG GACAAGGACTTTGGGAAGCACGCGCTGCGCATGGAGCACGTGAACCCGCCGGCAGAAGTGAGCACGAGCCTCAAGACGTACCAGCACTTCACCCTGGAGAAGGCCTACTTGCACGAGGATTTCTTCTGGGCCTTCACGCCCTCTGCGGGGGACTTCATCCGCTTCCGCTTCTTCCAGCCGCTGCGACTGGAGCG GTTCTTCTTCCGTAGTGGCAACATCGAGCACCCAGAGGACAAGCTGTTCAACACGTCTGTGGAGGTGTTGCCCTTTGAT AACCCCCAGTCAGACAAGGAGGCCCTGCAGGAGGGCCATGCGGTCACtctgcagtacccccggagccccGATGGCTACCTCCAGATAG GCTCCTTCTACAAAGGCGTGGCACAGGGTGAAGTGGATCCTGCTTTCGGCCCCCTGGAAGCACTGCGCCTCTCCATCCAGACAGACTCACCTGTGTGGGTCATTCTGAGCGAG ATTTTCCTGAAAAAGGCTGACTAA
- the LTC4S gene encoding leukotriene C4 synthase — protein MKDEVALLATVTLLGVLLQAYFSLQVISARRAFRVSPPLTTGPPEFERIYRAQVNCSEYFPLFLATLWVAGIFFHEGAAALCGLVYLFARLRYFQGYARSAQQRLAPLYASARALWLLVALAALGLLAHFLPAVLRATLLGQLQKLLLRA, from the exons ATGAAGGACGAGGTAGCTCTTCTGGCCACCGTCACCCTCCTGGGCGTCCTGCTGCAAG CCTACTTCTCTCTGCAGGTCATCTCGGCGCGCAGGGCCTTCCGCGTGTCGCCGCCGCTCACCACCGGCCCGCCGGAGTTCGAGCGCATCTACCGAGCCCA GGTGAACTGCAGCGAGTACTTCCCGCTGTTCCTCGCCACGCTCTGGGTGGCCGGCATCTTCTTTCACGAAG gtgCGGCGGCGCTGTGTGGTCTGGTCTACCTGTTCGCGCGCCTGCGCTACTTCCAGGGCTACGCGCGCTCTGCGCAGCAAAG GCTGGCCCCGCTGTACGCGAGCGCGCGCGCGCTCTGGCTTCTCGTGGCCCTGGCGGCCCTTGGCCTGCTCGCCCACTTCCTCCCGGCCGTGCTGCGCGCCACGCTCCTTGGACAACTCCAGAAACTGCTGCTGAGGGCCTGA